A single genomic interval of Chitinophaga sp. 180180018-3 harbors:
- a CDS encoding VOC family protein produces MSQINPHITFNGNCREAMTFYKDALGATLDIITVGESPMGNQFPANTADSILHSSLTKGEMVLLASDGRGLEEAVNPADNAFSLSLSCGSEEELKNYFSNLSGGGSVIFPLHDFFAGRMGVLRDKFGVKWTIGYYPSPARS; encoded by the coding sequence ATGTCACAGATTAATCCTCACATCACATTCAACGGCAACTGCCGCGAAGCCATGACATTTTATAAGGATGCGCTTGGCGCAACGCTTGATATTATAACAGTAGGCGAGTCACCCATGGGGAACCAGTTCCCGGCCAATACGGCAGACAGTATCCTGCATTCCAGTCTTACGAAGGGCGAAATGGTGCTCTTAGCATCCGACGGGCGAGGCCTTGAAGAGGCCGTAAACCCTGCGGATAACGCCTTCTCCCTGTCGCTCAGTTGCGGTTCTGAAGAGGAGCTGAAAAACTATTTCTCCAATCTTTCAGGTGGCGGTAGTGTCATATTTCCCCTGCACGATTTTTTTGCAGGGAGGATGGGTGTGCTTCGCGACAAGTTCGGCGTTAAATGGACAATTGGCTACTACCCAAGCCCAGCGAGGTCTTAA